The Candidatus Neomarinimicrobiota bacterium genome has a segment encoding these proteins:
- a CDS encoding molybdopterin-dependent oxidoreductase, with protein MKRSWIETFSESLGLIPKISDRPDWSEEFAMEGPRELYKYPEPDEWNDFTELDPKAWPEKKERHYSIVPTTCFNCESACGLLAYIDKDSNEVRKFEGNPHHPGSRGRNCAKGPATINQINDTERILYPMKRVGERGEGKWERITWDQALDEISEKIAKSLRKSKEKVVYHVGRPGHEGYAERVLKAWGVDGHNSHTNICSAGARAGYAMWHKYDRPSPDHTNAEVILLASSHLETGHYFNPHAQRIMEGMMKGAKLIVMDPRLSNTASMADEWMPTYPGSESAVYLAMAKIILDEGLYDRHYMENWVNWDDYLKNLHPDDSIEFDQFIKRLSEEWAEFTPEYAAKEAQIDADQIIRVAKMVGKAGSKLSTHVWRGASIGNLGGWQVSRTLHLLNVLTGSVGTEGGTSPSAWNKFHPEFFDVPPGPDAWNELAWPKEYTLTHYEMSQILPHLIKDGRGTMDVYFTRVFNPVWTYPDGFSWIEMLSDAEKVGCHIALTPTWNETAFFADYVLPMGHASERHDINSYETQAGVWIAFRQPVLREKARRDGKEVEFTYEVNPGEVWEEDEFWIELSWRIDKDGDLGIRKHFMSPYRDGEKINVDEYYQYIFEHTNGLPEVAEKEGLSALEYMRKFGAFMVDPEVYVKNEDLVNEDTMNGATVKENGQIEKDGNIVGIQVDGKSFGGFPTPSKRQEIYSQTMVDFGYPEHATPGYRIKSHVHPDEMDTSKNECVLLPNFRLPTHIHSRSANAKWLTEIAHKNPIWIHTKDAKRLGVDNGDLLKITTPIGWFVDKVWVTESIKPGVVACSHHIGRWRRQQDEGNRYMTNTVDIKNMGDGQWKMETVKGVEPWETDDPDTNRVWWRDGGVHQNITHAANPDPISGAHCWLQKVSISKPESGEKYGDVFVDTNKSFEHFKKWNEWAKERETHPDSLRRPLWMGRPLTPQKEQFYIK; from the coding sequence ATGAAACGTAGTTGGATAGAAACATTTTCAGAATCATTAGGACTTATTCCTAAAATATCAGACCGACCTGATTGGTCCGAAGAATTTGCTATGGAAGGTCCCCGGGAATTGTATAAATACCCTGAACCGGATGAATGGAATGATTTTACAGAATTAGACCCAAAAGCGTGGCCGGAGAAAAAAGAACGACATTATTCCATAGTGCCTACCACTTGTTTCAATTGCGAATCAGCGTGCGGTCTTTTGGCTTATATTGATAAAGATTCAAATGAAGTTCGGAAATTTGAAGGAAATCCACATCATCCCGGGAGTCGCGGACGGAATTGCGCAAAAGGTCCCGCAACCATCAACCAAATAAATGATACGGAACGGATTTTATATCCCATGAAACGAGTGGGTGAGCGAGGCGAAGGCAAGTGGGAACGCATCACTTGGGATCAAGCATTGGACGAAATTTCAGAAAAAATTGCTAAATCTTTACGGAAAAGTAAAGAAAAAGTTGTTTACCATGTGGGACGCCCCGGGCATGAAGGATATGCAGAACGGGTGTTAAAAGCGTGGGGAGTGGATGGCCATAATTCCCACACAAATATTTGTTCGGCTGGTGCGCGTGCCGGTTATGCTATGTGGCATAAATACGATCGTCCAAGTCCGGACCATACCAATGCGGAAGTTATTTTACTCGCGTCGTCTCATTTGGAAACGGGACATTATTTTAATCCACATGCCCAACGCATTATGGAAGGTATGATGAAAGGGGCCAAGCTCATTGTGATGGATCCGCGTCTATCCAATACAGCGTCTATGGCGGATGAATGGATGCCTACCTATCCCGGCAGTGAATCGGCCGTTTATTTGGCTATGGCAAAAATTATTTTAGACGAAGGCTTGTATGATCGTCATTATATGGAAAACTGGGTGAATTGGGATGATTATCTCAAGAATTTGCATCCGGACGACTCGATTGAGTTTGATCAATTCATCAAACGATTGAGTGAAGAATGGGCAGAATTCACACCGGAATATGCAGCAAAAGAAGCGCAAATTGATGCAGATCAAATTATTCGCGTGGCGAAGATGGTTGGCAAAGCGGGGAGTAAATTATCCACTCATGTGTGGCGTGGCGCTTCTATCGGGAATCTCGGTGGATGGCAAGTGTCTCGGACGCTTCATTTACTGAATGTGCTCACTGGCTCTGTCGGAACAGAAGGGGGAACATCCCCCAGTGCTTGGAATAAATTTCATCCGGAATTTTTTGATGTGCCACCAGGACCGGATGCGTGGAATGAATTGGCTTGGCCGAAAGAATATACGCTCACGCATTATGAAATGAGCCAAATTTTACCTCATTTAATCAAAGATGGCCGTGGAACAATGGATGTGTATTTCACCCGTGTATTTAATCCGGTGTGGACTTATCCCGATGGATTTTCTTGGATAGAAATGTTATCTGATGCAGAAAAAGTTGGGTGCCATATTGCATTAACTCCCACGTGGAATGAGACCGCGTTTTTTGCTGATTATGTATTGCCCATGGGGCACGCATCCGAGCGGCATGATATTAATTCTTACGAAACGCAAGCGGGTGTTTGGATTGCATTTCGTCAACCGGTATTGAGAGAAAAAGCTCGCCGTGATGGAAAAGAAGTGGAATTCACCTATGAAGTAAATCCCGGTGAAGTATGGGAAGAAGATGAATTCTGGATTGAGCTTTCCTGGCGAATTGACAAAGATGGCGATTTGGGGATTCGGAAGCATTTTATGAGCCCATATCGAGACGGTGAAAAAATCAATGTTGACGAATATTATCAATACATTTTCGAACATACGAATGGCTTGCCAGAAGTGGCGGAGAAAGAAGGATTATCTGCATTAGAATACATGCGAAAGTTTGGCGCTTTTATGGTGGATCCTGAAGTGTATGTGAAAAATGAAGATCTTGTGAATGAAGACACTATGAATGGCGCCACCGTGAAAGAGAACGGCCAAATTGAAAAAGATGGCAATATCGTTGGCATTCAAGTGGATGGAAAGAGTTTTGGTGGATTTCCTACACCATCTAAACGACAAGAAATTTATTCTCAAACTATGGTGGATTTTGGTTATCCGGAACATGCGACACCGGGATATCGAATTAAGAGCCATGTGCATCCAGACGAAATGGACACGAGTAAAAATGAATGTGTATTATTACCAAATTTCAGATTACCTACTCATATTCATTCTCGCTCTGCTAATGCGAAATGGCTCACAGAGATTGCCCATAAAAATCCCATTTGGATTCATACCAAAGATGCAAAACGCCTTGGCGTAGATAATGGAGATTTACTTAAAATAACCACACCTATTGGTTGGTTTGTGGATAAAGTTTGGGTGACAGAATCCATTAAACCTGGCGTAGTGGCCTGCTCACATCATATTGGAAGATGGCGCCGCCAGCAGGATGAGGGAAATCGCTACATGACGAATACGGTTGATATTAAAAACATGGGTGATGGACAGTGGAAGATGGAAACAGTGAAAGGGGTTGAACCTTGGGAAACGGATGATCCTGATACCAATCGCGTTTGGTGGAGAGATGGGGGTGTTCATCAGAATATCACGCATGCAGCAAATCCTGATCCTATTTCTGGTGCCCATTGTTGGCTTCAAAAAGTGAGTATATCCAAGCCGGAATCCGGCGAGAAATATGGGGATGTTTTTGTGGATACGAATAAATCATTCGAACATTTTAAAAAATGGAATGAATGGGCCAAAGAACGAGAAACACATCCAGATAGTTTACGAAGACCGCTTTGGATGGGGCGACCATTGACACCACAAAAAGAGCAGTTTTATATTAAATGA
- a CDS encoding GxxExxY protein, with protein sequence MDKKHHTKLSAKTEDIASKIVDSAFSVHKNLGPGLLEKIYEIAFCHELRKRGLKVKRQVEIPIVYDGITFDEGLRLDVFVEGQIICELKAVDEMNTVWQAQVLSHLKLMDKRLGFLINFNVPLIKNGIKRIIL encoded by the coding sequence ATGGATAAAAAACACCATACAAAATTATCGGCTAAAACAGAAGATATTGCTTCCAAAATAGTGGATTCAGCATTTTCGGTTCATAAGAATCTTGGTCCAGGATTATTAGAAAAAATTTATGAAATTGCATTTTGCCATGAATTAAGAAAGCGTGGGTTAAAAGTAAAACGTCAGGTCGAGATCCCTATTGTTTATGATGGGATAACTTTTGATGAAGGATTAAGATTAGATGTTTTCGTTGAAGGACAGATTATTTGTGAATTAAAAGCTGTTGATGAAATGAATACAGTTTGGCAAGCACAAGTATTAAGCCATTTAAAATTAATGGATAAGCGATTGGGCTTTTTAATCAATTTTAATGTCCCATTGATTAAAAATGGAATTAAGAGAATCATTTTATAG
- the nrfD gene encoding polysulfide reductase NrfD → MNYGFVIDNRMCIGCHACTVACKSEHDVPIGVNRTHVKYIEKGEYPNNTREFSVHRCNHCADAPCVEICPTTALHTRADGIVDFDNDRCIGCKSCMQACPYDALYIDPNTNTAAKCNYCAHRVDGGYEPACVVVCPVEAIVSGDLDDTNSKIAQLVANEETMTRKPEKMTDPNLYYVNGTKEMLDPNATERDGKYLWSEQSAGVGHYAKYADQRLADSDTGNLLVQLAMENSARSGKPIDQRAIDNVAKEIQEDMDSQKARRVYDSPSKGVLWGWEVPAYVWTKAIATGTFLMMAIWQYLNGSIDPSTELAGLITTLIFMGLTGAFLVKDLDRPDRFLYVLLRPQWKSWLVRGAYIITGFGGLVTLKFVDYYFGLGWTWLWAVGAIFAILGAVYTAFLFGQARSRDLWQSTELSAVHMLVHAVMAGTVSLMFISPELIPSMADTLLWAIVANSIIMSKEILLPHDTPDTKKAIQLMTKGYYSKYFWAGIVIGSVMPIVLLNNYPSMTLIASGCALIGIYLTEFVRIRVPQMIPLS, encoded by the coding sequence ATGAATTACGGATTTGTAATAGATAATAGAATGTGCATTGGCTGTCATGCCTGCACCGTTGCTTGCAAAAGTGAGCACGATGTTCCTATTGGTGTTAATCGCACCCATGTGAAATATATTGAAAAAGGGGAATACCCCAATAATACTCGGGAATTTTCAGTTCATAGATGCAACCATTGTGCGGATGCACCTTGTGTAGAAATATGCCCAACGACGGCGCTTCATACTCGAGCTGATGGTATTGTTGATTTTGACAACGATCGCTGCATCGGATGTAAATCGTGCATGCAGGCGTGTCCCTATGATGCATTGTATATCGACCCAAATACAAATACTGCAGCGAAATGTAATTATTGCGCCCATCGTGTTGATGGTGGTTACGAACCGGCTTGTGTGGTGGTATGTCCTGTAGAAGCGATTGTTTCCGGTGATTTAGATGATACGAATTCAAAAATTGCTCAACTGGTAGCCAATGAAGAAACAATGACGCGGAAACCGGAAAAAATGACTGACCCCAATTTGTATTATGTGAACGGGACGAAAGAAATGTTGGATCCCAATGCTACAGAACGAGATGGAAAATATTTATGGTCAGAGCAATCAGCGGGTGTGGGACATTATGCGAAATATGCCGATCAGAGATTGGCGGATTCAGATACGGGAAATTTATTAGTCCAATTGGCTATGGAGAATTCGGCCAGATCTGGTAAACCCATTGACCAACGTGCCATCGATAATGTAGCGAAAGAAATTCAAGAAGATATGGATTCGCAAAAAGCACGGCGAGTGTATGATTCACCAAGTAAGGGTGTCCTTTGGGGATGGGAAGTGCCTGCCTATGTCTGGACAAAAGCCATTGCCACGGGCACATTCTTAATGATGGCAATATGGCAATATTTAAATGGAAGTATTGATCCGTCCACTGAATTGGCAGGACTCATAACTACATTGATATTTATGGGATTAACGGGTGCATTTTTAGTGAAAGATTTAGATCGACCCGATCGATTCTTATATGTATTACTTCGTCCACAGTGGAAATCATGGCTGGTTCGTGGTGCTTACATTATTACAGGATTTGGCGGACTGGTCACATTGAAATTCGTTGATTATTATTTTGGACTTGGTTGGACTTGGTTATGGGCAGTTGGTGCCATTTTTGCCATACTTGGTGCGGTTTATACTGCGTTCTTATTTGGTCAAGCTCGATCGAGAGATTTATGGCAGTCCACTGAATTGTCAGCCGTTCACATGTTGGTTCACGCCGTCATGGCAGGGACAGTTTCACTCATGTTCATATCGCCGGAATTGATTCCATCCATGGCCGATACATTATTATGGGCCATTGTTGCGAATAGTATTATCATGTCGAAAGAAATTTTATTGCCCCATGATACGCCCGATACAAAAAAAGCCATCCAGCTCATGACAAAAGGATATTATTCCAAATATTTCTGGGCAGGAATTGTGATAGGAAGTGTAATGCCAATCGTGTTGCTGAATAATTATCCAAGTATGACTTTAATTGCGAGTGGATGTGCATTAATTGGAATTTATTTAACAGAATTTGTGAGGATTCGTGTGCCGCAAATGATACCATTAAGTTGA